One Brevibacterium spongiae DNA segment encodes these proteins:
- a CDS encoding xanthine dehydrogenase family protein molybdopterin-binding subunit — MSDLLTTTSVGTHQVRLDGPDKVRGRAPYAYEHPLTDPLYLYPLQAGIARGRTAHIDVSAAEAAEGVVYVLTADNAPELASTDDGELAILRSAEIGFRGQYLGAVIATTPERARHAAGLVEITYVQDDHDVELREDHPASREPESGSGDVRTGDVDTALAEAAVSIDERYSTPMEHNNPMEPHTTVALWDGDELTLWTSTQGVHPARATLAPILGVEQEKIRIISPHVGGGFGSKGLPHADMMLAALAAQAVPGRPVKYAVTRQQMFSITGYRAPTLQHIRLGARADGTLTAFAYDAISMSSQTKEFPEESTKPGRMMYAGDNRRLTQRVVPLDVPVPSWMRAPGEASGMVGLEIAMDELAVAAGLDPIELRVRNDPTTDPDTGLPFNQRRLVDCLREGADRFGWEKRNPQPRTRQENGWFVGMGVASATYPAGRQPGSVARIRRTPEGFEVSIGAADLGTGTWTVLSQTAADALGVPIGQVDLRIGDTALPNATVAGGSTGLASWSTAIVAAAQELRSEHGADPAIGAEAHGEAEANPAAEKFALHSFGAHFAEVRIQPTTGEIRLDRMFGMFSAGRIVNPSTARSQLIGGMTMGVGMALHEKGELDPRFGHVVNHDLAEYHVPVNADITDIEADWLDEKDPQAGPIGARGVGEIGIVGAAAAIANAAFNATGVRVRDLPIFGDAFLPS, encoded by the coding sequence ATGAGTGACCTGCTCACGACCACGTCCGTCGGCACGCACCAGGTGCGCCTCGACGGACCCGACAAGGTGCGTGGACGCGCCCCCTACGCCTACGAACACCCCCTGACCGATCCTCTCTACCTCTACCCCCTGCAGGCGGGGATCGCCCGCGGACGCACAGCGCACATCGATGTCTCCGCGGCGGAAGCAGCCGAGGGGGTGGTGTACGTGCTCACCGCCGACAACGCACCCGAGCTGGCGAGCACCGATGACGGCGAACTCGCGATCCTGCGCTCTGCTGAGATCGGATTCCGCGGCCAGTACCTCGGCGCTGTCATCGCGACCACCCCCGAGCGGGCCCGCCACGCGGCAGGCCTCGTCGAGATCACCTATGTGCAGGACGATCACGACGTCGAGCTGCGCGAGGATCACCCTGCTTCCCGGGAACCGGAGTCGGGCAGCGGGGATGTGCGCACAGGCGATGTCGACACAGCCCTCGCTGAGGCGGCCGTATCCATCGATGAGCGCTACAGCACCCCCATGGAGCACAACAATCCCATGGAACCGCATACCACCGTCGCCCTCTGGGACGGAGACGAACTGACCCTGTGGACCTCGACGCAGGGCGTGCACCCCGCACGCGCGACATTGGCGCCGATCCTCGGGGTGGAGCAGGAGAAGATCCGCATCATCTCCCCGCACGTCGGCGGCGGCTTCGGCTCCAAGGGCCTCCCCCACGCGGATATGATGCTCGCTGCCCTCGCGGCACAGGCGGTGCCGGGTCGACCCGTGAAATATGCCGTGACCCGGCAGCAGATGTTCTCGATCACCGGCTATCGAGCTCCGACCCTGCAGCACATCCGTCTGGGCGCGAGAGCCGACGGCACGCTCACGGCCTTCGCTTATGATGCGATCTCCATGTCCTCGCAGACTAAGGAGTTCCCCGAGGAGTCGACGAAGCCGGGCCGCATGATGTACGCAGGCGACAACCGCCGCCTCACCCAGCGAGTGGTTCCGCTCGACGTGCCGGTGCCCTCCTGGATGCGTGCTCCCGGCGAGGCTTCAGGCATGGTCGGACTCGAAATCGCCATGGACGAACTCGCAGTGGCCGCCGGCCTCGACCCCATCGAGCTGCGGGTGCGCAATGACCCGACCACGGACCCGGACACCGGGCTGCCGTTCAACCAGCGCCGCCTCGTCGACTGTCTGCGAGAAGGAGCAGACCGTTTCGGTTGGGAGAAGCGGAATCCGCAGCCGCGCACGCGTCAGGAGAACGGCTGGTTCGTCGGCATGGGCGTGGCCTCTGCGACCTACCCGGCAGGCAGACAGCCGGGCTCTGTCGCGCGGATCCGCCGCACTCCCGAAGGCTTTGAGGTCTCGATCGGTGCCGCCGATCTGGGCACCGGGACGTGGACCGTCCTGTCTCAGACTGCCGCGGACGCTCTCGGAGTTCCCATCGGGCAAGTAGATCTGCGGATCGGCGACACCGCGCTGCCGAACGCGACCGTGGCCGGCGGATCCACGGGTTTGGCGAGTTGGAGCACGGCGATCGTCGCCGCAGCCCAGGAGCTCCGTTCCGAGCACGGAGCCGATCCTGCCATCGGCGCCGAGGCCCATGGTGAGGCCGAGGCCAATCCCGCGGCGGAGAAGTTCGCCCTGCACTCTTTCGGCGCCCATTTCGCCGAGGTCCGCATCCAGCCGACCACCGGTGAGATCCGACTCGACCGCATGTTCGGCATGTTCTCCGCCGGGCGGATCGTCAACCCGAGCACCGCACGCTCACAGCTCATCGGCGGCATGACCATGGGCGTCGGGATGGCTCTGCATGAGAAGGGCGAGCTCGACCCGCGCTTCGGTCACGTAGTCAACCACGACCTCGCGGAGTATCACGTTCCCGTCAACGCAGACATCACCGACATCGAGGCAGATTGGCTCGACGAGAAGGACCCGCAGGCCGGTCCCATCGGCGCGCGCGGCGTCGGTGAGATCGGCATCGTCGGTGCCGCAGCCGCGATCGCGAACGCCGCCTTCAACGCCACCGGAGTCCGAGTCCGCGATCTGCCGATCTTCGGCGACGCGTTCCTGCCGTCGTGA